Proteins encoded in a region of the Stieleria neptunia genome:
- a CDS encoding tetratricopeptide repeat protein: protein MLQPLQHDSRRVWTWFATLLICGGLCLGTSGVVSAADGDGAADDKAKTTDQLIKELIEKLGSDSYATRIRARNQLKMYGLEAFDALREAQNHDDSEILSAARYLISSLQVSWSKDSDPKEVQEILSEYGAQSETDRLGRIELLGRLRDQLGVEALARLARFDPSVPLSRRAAMLVLKQPLGREKVGRRRLAERIEAVIGENDRDSSQWLLAYAKDLQAGSYSPERWEELVRQQRRQVDAGVSPDVTSASVMQMIRVLATRALAEDARQAALSLVMEHIDLIAPATRDLSEHAGWSIRQGLFPIVVALYERHQHTFGENAELLYSAAQAYDEIGQSELAQELASDALQINPLPEIVANDATEPGEEEKPKAVENAITDHQLQEIAYAHYQAALLLRSRGRFEWAERENREIIKHCDIESIVGVSARQELARMFSEQLRHEDAATVLFPIADRAKKDRLYQSRMSRWQISLSRIRSLYEYESGLALLEKHGDDQETLNEVKSKLLLAYRFDNDNIDILIRMYRLDDPDDSDWKPSVIKQIVQNRDALQQRISRIESRKKIIKPEDYKAELGEAYNQYAWLVANTEGDYERALKCSLDSLEFLDSEDLMYRAARLDTCARCYFALGRIEEAVITQEQAIKLDPFSPPMLRQLEQFKAAL from the coding sequence ATGCTCCAACCTTTGCAACACGATTCCCGCCGAGTCTGGACCTGGTTCGCCACCCTTTTGATCTGTGGGGGGCTTTGCCTGGGCACCAGCGGCGTCGTTTCGGCGGCTGACGGTGACGGAGCGGCCGATGACAAGGCGAAAACGACCGACCAGCTGATCAAGGAGCTGATTGAAAAACTCGGCAGCGACAGCTACGCCACCCGAATCCGGGCCCGGAATCAGCTGAAAATGTACGGGCTGGAAGCGTTTGATGCCCTTCGCGAGGCCCAGAATCATGACGACAGCGAGATTTTGTCGGCCGCCCGCTATCTGATCAGCAGTCTGCAAGTCAGTTGGTCCAAGGACTCGGATCCGAAAGAAGTCCAAGAGATCCTCAGTGAATACGGCGCCCAAAGCGAAACCGACCGACTCGGGCGGATTGAGTTGCTCGGCCGTTTACGGGACCAATTGGGGGTCGAAGCGTTGGCGAGACTGGCGCGATTTGATCCCAGCGTACCGCTCAGCCGTCGCGCGGCGATGCTGGTCCTGAAACAGCCGCTCGGGCGCGAGAAGGTCGGCCGACGTCGGTTGGCCGAGCGGATTGAAGCGGTGATCGGAGAAAACGATCGTGATTCGTCCCAGTGGTTGCTGGCCTACGCAAAGGATCTGCAGGCGGGAAGTTATTCACCCGAGCGATGGGAGGAACTCGTCCGGCAGCAGCGGAGGCAGGTCGATGCGGGGGTCAGTCCCGACGTCACGTCCGCATCGGTGATGCAGATGATCCGCGTCTTGGCAACGAGGGCGCTGGCCGAAGACGCGCGCCAGGCGGCATTGTCGCTGGTGATGGAGCACATCGATCTGATCGCGCCGGCGACACGTGATCTGTCCGAGCACGCCGGGTGGTCGATTCGTCAGGGGTTATTCCCGATCGTGGTGGCACTCTATGAACGGCACCAACACACCTTTGGCGAAAACGCCGAACTGCTCTATTCGGCCGCACAAGCCTATGACGAAATCGGCCAAAGCGAGCTGGCCCAAGAACTCGCCTCGGACGCGTTGCAGATCAACCCGTTACCCGAAATCGTCGCGAATGATGCCACCGAACCCGGTGAAGAGGAAAAACCGAAAGCGGTCGAAAACGCGATCACCGACCACCAGCTGCAAGAAATCGCGTACGCCCACTATCAAGCCGCGCTATTGCTGCGTTCGCGCGGACGTTTCGAGTGGGCCGAACGGGAGAACCGGGAAATCATCAAGCATTGCGATATCGAATCGATCGTCGGCGTCAGCGCGCGTCAGGAATTGGCCCGCATGTTCAGCGAACAATTGCGGCACGAAGACGCCGCAACGGTGTTGTTCCCGATCGCCGACCGGGCAAAAAAAGATCGCCTTTACCAGTCGCGCATGTCGCGTTGGCAGATCAGTTTGAGCCGGATCCGAAGTCTTTACGAGTACGAAAGTGGACTCGCGTTGCTGGAGAAACACGGCGACGATCAAGAGACGTTGAACGAAGTCAAAAGCAAGCTTCTACTCGCCTATCGATTTGACAACGACAACATCGACATCCTGATTCGGATGTATCGCTTGGATGATCCCGACGACTCCGATTGGAAGCCGTCGGTGATCAAACAGATCGTCCAGAATCGGGACGCGCTCCAGCAGCGAATCTCACGGATCGAGTCCCGCAAGAAGATCATCAAGCCGGAAGACTACAAGGCGGAACTGGGCGAAGCGTACAACCAATACGCCTGGTTGGTCGCCAACACCGAAGGCGACTATGAACGCGCGTTGAAAT